The nucleotide sequence CACATAGTCCATTATCTCATCAAGCATGGCAGCTCTATCCGTCTGCACAAAACAGAAGTACATAGAATACAGATGATGACGTCTCAAGAAGCCGTAACAATATGCAAATCCATAAAGCACAAGCATTGAAATTATTTTGCTACAACATTTGTCCCATAACCAGCTTCTGGAATGCCATTTGCACGTTATCACTCAAAAAGTCGCAAGCAACCCATTGTGTGGATTTAGAAACAAGCTCTGTTGAATTCTGTGTACTACTAACGACAGtcaaaatatgaaacaacaCATCCCAATAAATTTTCTTTGAATACATGCAGCGTTACAACAGCTTCGTAAGTTGCACAAGAAATTCTTTAAAGAAAAACTGACAGCTGAAAACAGGTCCTATAAACTTACAAATGATTAAGTCCCCGAATTTTTTTCATGCAATGCACCTCAGAACAACACTCAAGGTAAAGTATGTGTCTCAGAACTTTCTGAACAATACCACCATATTCACCACATCTAAGTAAGGTTTACTATCCAGGTTTCCAAAGGGGTTATTCTCTTAAATGatttaacatattatcaaattggtttcatattcaatttttaCTAGCTTGGCTTGTACACAACTATTATCAATTTGTCGAACGAGGGAATCTTCCCTTCCCCTCATACTACATAAAACAACATGTTTCTAGTGAGCGTGAAATGTAAAATGAAAAATACGACATGAAAGGAGTGTCACTGACCTTGTTGACGCTAGGAACTAGTTCCTGCAATGCCCTGATTCTTTCTGCTATTCTTTCTCTGCGCAACTGTACAGAAAGGTGTAATCAAGAATAATTCCATAATAGTCATaaaggaggaagaggaaaataaaagttaaaaattaaaacatagtTTCAGAACATTTCCAAGAATTATTTTTTGTGTAAACTATACCAAACTTACCCGCTCGGCAATGCTGTGTGGATCTGTGGCTTGTCCTCTTCTAGCTCGCACCCTTGGTCGCATTGCTGGTGGATGCGGTGCTGCAGCAACTGTATTTGAAATAGGTTGGCCATGGAAAACCTGCAAAACGATATAGTTTATATTACTAAAAACAGTTGTAACGAAAGAAAGTGAGATAGTTCCTCAACAATGCACGACACCGCAAAACCCAAAAGGTAAATTACATCAAATATTTTGATCAATTAATAGATGTCCCTAGCTCTTCAAAACTCAAACATTGTCAATAAAATAGGCTGACCTATCCAAGTTCCGAATTTCCATAACCACACATCATActtatacacacatatatgtaaaCACATcaatatgtatatacatatttaATGTGTACAGAAGTATCAAAATCAATTGCTAACATGTTGAAGACTAGTTGCAAAATTTTGTTTCCGTAATCCTGCATCTTATTTGGAAAGCAGAATTATTATTCTTTGTTTCGAAAATTTTAAGGCCTGCCGGAATTTTACTCAATTGAGAAACAgaatacataaaaatataaaacaattaaTCACCATGGTTggatactctctctctctctctctctctctaaaatcaaATGCAAACCAATCACTTTTCACATGCTTCCATCTTCTCTGACATCAGAATTTTACGGACTATTGGTTTACATcactaaaagattaaaaattgtgAGTTTTCTGTTTGATTCTGGCCAGCCATTTAGCTCCATTTTCTCTCAGGCAACCCAGAAGCATCCTCCTGTAACTTACTTCTTGTCAGATAGCACTACTTGAATCTCACCCAATTAATCAAAACCCAATTTCTTGCAAGTTTCCAATTTTCCttgtttcctttcctttgtcttcttGCTTATTAAGCGaacaaataaaacaattaaTTCAAACAACATTGATTAACTTATAATTACAGCATCTGAAATGTTAAACTTTCgaattaacaaaacaaaaccgcCCAAACAAAATCTTACATTTTTCACAGATGAAACTCGACTATCAACGACGTCGTCTCGAAACCGCTTCCCGCTCCCAGAAGCCTCCTCGTGCTTCAAAAACCCAGCTTTCCCCTGCTCCAAGCTCAACCCCAAGGGAAACACCCCTCCATGGAACCCACCGCCACCGCCAACTCCGCCTAGGTGGCCGGACCCGTCGACGGAGTTCAGCTGCAGCATCATAGACGCCGGAGATACCTGTCCTCCGGCCAAACCGCCGTCGCTTGCCGCCAAATTAGCATCGGCGGAGGCAAAGTTGGGGAGGCCGAGAATTTGCTCGAGGAAGTCGTCGGCCTGGGGCTCCGAGGGGTTGTTGGCCATGGAGAGGAGGAGGACGAACCGAGGAAGTAGTGAGCGAGTGACGGGGCGAGTCGAGGTGAGTCGGTGGGGAGCGAGTTAGGGTTTTTGAAAAGAGCATCTACATGCAACAAAGAGAAATGGAAAGGGAAAGCTTTGAGCTTTGGGAGAGCTTTTGAAATTTTtgcttttgagtttttttttttttttttttttttttttttttttttttttttctgctcaGACTCAGAGTGAGCGAAGAGACAAAAGAGAGACGAAAAGCGAAGGTGGCTTTATCCGGTTAAAAATGTTTCGCTTTTGTAAAAGGGGCTGAATTTCTCAAAATTTACCTTTTTGTGCCattattattttatctttatattTGATTTTGCTGATTTGGGTTTGTTCGTTGGTTCTTGGCGGGCCACTATTTTGCCGCCCAATTGTTACGTGAAGCCCATTATATGCCGGCCCAAGATCTTATCTAAATTTTTGGACTGCACTTCTTTGTTAAATTGATTGTTTCTTGGATCAAATCTCAAGAGTTCTCCTCTTTATTAAATAAAATCGAGTCTCGTTCTCTTGATTATCAAGTGATTAACAAATACACGATCACTTAATCTTAGTTTGATATCAATGACAtagattaaaatattaaaatcataTTTATTGATTCAATATCTTTCATATTTAAACTCAATTCAAAGGTAGGTGACGGTGGATATTTGATTAGCAGATGACTAAAAGAGCGGAACTCTAATTAGATATGAGTAATTACTGATTAGCATGAAAATAGTATAATATTTTGCCAAAAACATTGTACAAGTACCAAAATAGGAATAGTAACAAGtcattaagaaaacaaatataaattttgacACGAGGATTGACATTTGATAATATCAACAAAGAATCATTCTTAAAGTATCAACAAAAAGATAAATAACTTGTtaaaatgtaataaataaaaaattacccaTACATGTTGAATTCTGATTGACATAAAGGTAAGAATGACTACATCTAACATAAGACATCGCGTGTTTTCACCAAAATGGATAATTTCTTTGTCTACAAAGCATGTCAAGAGCTTACGAGGCTATTTTTCCAACTTTCTCACGTAGAAAACCCCAAACGAGTCTTAAATATTTCGCAATTTTCTAAATTTGATTATACAAGGAAAAGTTACAATGTTTTAAATTTCAGATACTCCCTGTActtttattcaaatttttttttccttatgagGAAATATGCTAAGAATTTAAAAGGTAAGATATTAGGTGCACCTAACAATTTGACCCATTTCCCTCTTCAAGAAACTTGAAATTAACTCTGACAATCTAAAATCTAAAAGAATCAATCACAAATTTTTAGCCCAAAATAAATTGATAAAAATTTCATTTGgggaaaaagataaaataaaatatgcgCGGAATTCAAAGGTTGAGACAAATATATAAGATAAGAAGGAATCAAGAATGGTACTTGAAAATTGAGAGTAAAAACAAAGTGTACACCCGGCAAAAGAAGGCTACTGAAAACCCTACAAAACGCTCAGTCACTGCTGGGTCTACCGAATGGctgcttcttcctctcttaaatTTGCAGCTGGGTTTCTCCAACTGAAGAAACCACAAAACCCATTGCTCCTCCGCTCTCCCAATCAAGTATCCACCCTTTCGACCAAGAAGTTTGCTCCAATGGCGGCTCTCACCGCCACCCCAGCCGTCAGCCTCTCCCAGACTTTCATAAATCTGAAGGAGCAGGGAAAGGTGAGCAAATTTTGGGCATCTGGGTTATGAGATTTCGATTGCATTGAGGAAAAGCTTCATCATTTGGTGTGCCTGTTATGCTTGTTTGTGCTTTCATTTGAATTCCTGCTGAAAATTTTGCAGAACCCACCACTTTTCATGGATTTCTATGCCCAATGAAAGATGGGGTTTGAAAATTTCATCATTTGGTGTGCccctttcttcaattttttgttcttgCAATTGAATCCCTACTGAAAATTTTGCAGAACCCACCAAATTTCATGGCTTTCGGTGCCCAATGAAAGCTGGGTTTACAAAGTTTCATGATTTGGTGTGCTTGCTCTGCATGTTTTGTTCTTTCATTTAAATCCCTTTTGAAAAACTTGCAAAACCACCAAATTCATGGCTTTCTCTGCCCACTTAAGTCTGCCAAAAATTTTGGGACTTTTAGTCGTATTTTGATCACCagccaaatgcacattttatACCTCTTTTGTTGCTTTTGGCATTGCCATGTTCTTGATATATTCAATTTCCCCTTCATATGTTGGCCTTCATTTCCTAATAGGGTCGGGGAAGGGATGCTGACTGattaaaatttttgtttggttcttgTTCTTGAGAACGATTTGGCTTTGAACAAATTCTCTGCATTTTACCAGTATTGGCAAAGTTGCTATAGTACACTAATCAGTCACAAGTTATGTTTATGGTTGTTTGTTATGCATGCTTCAAAATGGATCGACATTGGAATATTTGGTTTTCTCAGCTAAATTTTATCTTAGGACTAGGACTGGGATTTGCAACTGATTTTAGATGAAATGGTTTATACATCAAGTTTTGTTGTTCTAATGATTATGTCTTTCTGTGAAGGTTGCATTTATCCCTTACATCACTGCCGGTGATCCTGATCTTTCAATCACGGCAGAAGCATTGAAGGTGCTTGATTCTTGTGGATCAGACATAATCGAATTAGGTGTTCCATACTCGGATCCATTAGCAGATGGTCCAGTTATACAGGTTTGATATGTTTTCCGTTTGTATTGTCTACTTTGGCATGTTCTTGTTACAATTTATGTTCAATAGGTTCCTGTTTTTTATCCACCACTAATTGGTGTGTATTATTTCTTAGGCTGCAGCCACCCGTTCCCTGGCAAGAGGGACCAATCTCAATGCAattatttcaatgttgaagGAGGTATCTTTATATGCTATGTTATAACAACTTGATATTTGTTGGTTTTCTATCCCAAGTGAAAAGTATGTTAGATTTATTACTGTTACTGTGACTACCAACGAAACGTTGATTGCTGAATTCCatgaaataatttgattatGAGCATCCAAGTTATTATCATATTACCATACTACATATCTCTATGTGGGATGTAGGAGTAAAAATTCATATCAAGACAGTAGCATATTCTCCCATGATGTTTCTTACGTAATAAATCTACGAATGATATGCATACAGACATCGTGAAGTTGTTATGTACAGTTCTTGTTTCACATTGACACCTCTCTCGCTCTTCCCATCGAAACAATCTCAttatattaatttgttgaatGTACAGGTGATTCCTCAATTGTCTTGCCCAATTGCGCTGTTTGCTTACTATAACCCAATTTTGAAGCGTGGAATTCCGGAGTTCATGTCCACCATCAAAGACGTTGGTGTACATGGTAATGTATAAGTACTTGATTTATAATGTTTATGAACATCATAATTAGTTCTGTTTATCCTTTGTGAACTTGATTTCGTCTTAAAATATATATCTTATAGGAATATGACTAGATTCCTATTTTATATTGGCTTGTAGGGCTTGTGGTTCCAGATGTTCCATTGGAAGAAACAGAAATTTTGAGAAAGGAAGCTGTGAAAAATAATATTGAATTGGTTTGTTTCTTAGTTTTTCCCTGCACTATATTCGGATTTTTTagattatttcaaattattgaTTCTTACTTTTGGATGTAATTGAAATACTTCCGATCCGCTTGTATGATTTACAGGTATTACTAACTACACCCACTACTCCAATTGATCGCATGAAGGCCATTGCCGAAGCTTCAGAAGGATTTCTGTACCTAGTAAGAATCACACATCTATCCTTGTTCTTTTATATTCTCTATATATTTAAGAATCTATTGAGTTATGTCCAGTTTTCTGGAATTATCACTTagattagaaattaaaatattgaataCATGTGATAACTGGTGTCATGAAAGTGGATGCTAAATGTGGTCTTGGTCAAAGAACTTCCATTTTTGGAGGGCTTCCTATCAATAACAAGTTGGCAAGTTTTGTTTGCTTCGCaaacatattttatttataattttatacaaATTCTTTCATCTATCTTGAGGTGAATATGACGTTGCTAATTGCATTTTATTGTTCGTTGTTTTGAATTATAGGTAAGCTCCATCGGAGTTACTGGTGCCCGTGCATCTGTGAACGAACGAGTTCCTGCCCTTTTAAAGGAAATTAAAGAGGTTTGTCTTTTGAATCAGTTCTACAGTTTACCAGCgtggattttaatttcttaattgTTTTGAAGTACGTTATATCATTAGGTGCTAGAATTGAACTGAATTTCTTTCAAAAGTTTAAAGGCTTCAATACCAAACAGAGCTAGAAAACATATGCGGTTGATATGATCCCACTTGAACTAACATGTTTGTCTTGCATAACCATGCTTACCTTTTATGTGACAGACAACAAAAAAGCCTGTAGCAGTTGGTTTCGGCATCTCAAAGCCCGAACATGCGAAACAGGTCAGTATTCTAACCTAACTCAGCATGCCTCACACCCACACCCACAGTAGACCACGggttcgtttggatgtgcttttaaaatgactaaaagcgcttttagagaaaatgttttttggtttcaaaagcacttaaagtgctttctacaagaagcaccagttatgtgcttcttccaggaagcactttaagtgcttttccagaATATACTTGCAATTTTACTAAGAAttagtttcaaaaacattttcaacaaaagcgctttcagtcattttaaaaacacatccaaacgagctctacTTTACCATCCTGCTAAAATTCGACTGTCCCCTCTCCCTTTCTAGACTTTGTCCTGCCTGCTTCAAACCAAAAGAATATCAGAATGACAGTTGTTGCTAAACGTCTGCTTCAATCGAGATACTTATTCGTGTGTGTTGTGCAGGTAGCAGGGTGGGGAGCTGATGGCGTTATCGTTGGTAGTGCGATGGTGAAGCTGTTGGGCGAAGCGAAAACGCCCGAGGAAGGGTTGAAGGAAATAGCAACTTTCACCAAGTCTTTAAAATCTGCACTCCTCTGAAGACATTTTatgtgtgcttttttttttctcttgttttgaACCACAGATTAGTCATCTTTGTTGCAAAATCTTTCCGTTGATGTGAAAATCTTACCGTTGTAGTTTCAAAGTGCTTTGTCGAAAATAAAATATGCAAGGGTCACTACAGCTGTTTTTTTTTCCGGTCATCGTTAAAAATCTCGTTAAAAATCTCATGAACGATAATTGTTGATTATTAAACAAAAGTTGGAGTATCCCGTATCAAAATGATAAAAGTTATTGAGAATTAGTCAAATGACTCAAATCAATTACCAATTAGTTatacataatttttattttttaaaagggGACTAACTAGTGACAAAGTCACGGTAGTTCATCTTTTTGCACAATGAAAATTAGTAATAAATCATTTTCTCTGTAAAATTCAGGTAGTACAAAACTAAGACATACTGATATTTTTCTTACATTTTGGTCGGAAATTGAGATCATCATACCTAAACCAACAAACATTTCCGGTATATGAtgaggttttaaaaaaaatggatgTGGATCTGTATTATCGAAGATAAATCACTAACCTATTAGTACGTTTCAAATAATGGCAAACATATCAACATATTATCGATAAAATATCAACAATTCATTCTTTTTTGGTTCATTTCATTACAACTTCAACCAATCTTTCTAACACAATACATTCCTTCAACAGTGTGATTAACCGCACTTTTAAAAGTCCTAGAGTAATTACCGCACGGTAAAAAAATTAACCTAGAGTAACTCCGTTAGTCATACACATACAACATCTTTTCAACTTTACATGGGACCCACCCATGTGGACCCTCACTTTCGTATTTCACATTTGTCCTTCAATACTTGTCTTGTCCGTAGGTTTTTCCCCTCCTTCCTCCAACCAAAAATTGGTCCTTATCCTCTGCTACATGAACCAGCAATCTTCTAGTCATCGCACGGGACGTGTCAAACCTATTCAAATCAACGCAGCCAACCAAATTAAAAAACCCCCGTACAAATATTACCATGTGCCGCACGCCACCAGAACTTTCCTCTATTTGTCCGAATATAAACAACGAAGGTTCGCAGCTCGTCGACGCAGCCAACCAAAAATTGGATATTTCGGACATTCACGCCCGCACAGAGTATGCATTCAGTGTTCACCGCGGACGACTCCTCCGACACGTTTTGGGCTCTGTCGTCGCCGGCGGAGATGAACCGGAGCGCGTCGGAGTGGGCCTTCGAGCAGTTCCTCGACGAGTTCACGACCccggccgccactcctcgccaATCGGTCGCCGAGCAATTTCCCGTTTCGTCCGCCGCTTCCTGCTCCGTCGCGTCTCAGTCGTCGACGTCGAAGCGCGACGATGTGGACGAAGAGGTAGTTGAGATCAAGAAGCCCGATCGTCATCGCCATCGTCAACTGCAACCTCCTCAGCAGCTCAATCATCCTCCGCCGGCGGCGTTGGATCCAGCTCCGACGGCTCCGATTAACTCGGACCAGTACCGCGAATTTCTTAAGAACCAGCTCGATCTGGCTTGCGCAGCAGTAGCTCTCTCTCGCGTATCCCTCTCTCTCacatcaatttttaattttttatttgatttttttattccatttttttgatttattttttattgatgaatgTGATTGCAGGCATCGTCTTTGACGCCTGTGGATTTGGGTAATCTGGCTGAGAATCCGTCGCTGGTGTCGAAGCCTTCACAGTTAGCCCCGACTCGATCGCTTGATAAAGGTTTGTGATTGGCTCATTGCCTGCTAATTTCATATCCATTTTTCGCAATCTGCAATGATTTAGGTGTTTAATTTCGTAATTAGGttgtttataaattaaatttgggAACTTTTTCCATAGCATTTCTCTGAGATGTGTTGACGATTC is from Malus sylvestris chromosome 5, drMalSylv7.2, whole genome shotgun sequence and encodes:
- the LOC126624213 gene encoding transcription factor UNE12-like, which encodes MANNPSEPQADDFLEQILGLPNFASADANLAASDGGLAGGQVSPASMMLQLNSVDGSGHLGGVGGGGGFHGGVFPLGLSLEQGKAGFLKHEEASGSGKRFRDDVVDSRVSSVKNVFHGQPISNTVAAAPHPPAMRPRVRARRGQATDPHSIAERLRRERIAERIRALQELVPSVNKTDRAAMLDEIMDYVKFLRLQVKVLSMSRLGGAGAVAPLVTDIPLSSVEEEGSEGGRNQPAWDKWSNDGTERQVAKLMEDNVGAAMQFLQSKALCIMPISLASAIYNTQPPDTSSVVKPEMNPPS
- the LOC126624650 gene encoding tryptophan synthase alpha chain-like: MAASSSLKFAAGFLQLKKPQNPLLLRSPNQVSTLSTKKFAPMAALTATPAVSLSQTFINLKEQGKVAFIPYITAGDPDLSITAEALKVLDSCGSDIIELGVPYSDPLADGPVIQAAATRSLARGTNLNAIISMLKEVIPQLSCPIALFAYYNPILKRGIPEFMSTIKDVGVHGLVVPDVPLEETEILRKEAVKNNIELVLLTTPTTPIDRMKAIAEASEGFLYLVSSIGVTGARASVNERVPALLKEIKETTKKPVAVGFGISKPEHAKQVAGWGADGVIVGSAMVKLLGEAKTPEEGLKEIATFTKSLKSALL